One genomic segment of Scylla paramamosain isolate STU-SP2022 chromosome 11, ASM3559412v1, whole genome shotgun sequence includes these proteins:
- the LOC135105046 gene encoding tRNA (34-2'-O)-methyltransferase regulator WDR6-like isoform X2, which yields MPGGGRMGGVAVTFTHRLLNTHITALSVKENLVFIGEGQHCHAHDVLSGRQLSSTQVFCAAVVHGLSGQASPAHDGSWLLLVFGQKSLAVLLFSPDQEKFFVLLEERNVEDWIIDAGLEKDLAHVVVATGHNSLLRCEIPDLAVCYKNLSKKTSGDELHSCPVTQKSRTVSLVSDIHMSDRKGDLSIVAQAACVERCVLFSGHLVMMTGHWESAVLMAGTMALQVMVWGPWATRDSEGKVLPLHCLEGHQGSIFSITFSSSQGLIATTSDDRSLRVWEVKHKAKILPPINPEEEQEYWRSATIIEKFASYGHRARVWRSLIFPTWIISVGEDSVVCVWEHSGTLAASWNGHDGASIWSVAACEDPLDRLITGSSDGSVKSWCLNAAVPIIAKLMSDLPWNDEHSTEKCSEVTTESVENSIAFNSGKTEEYNVPESHELFEDNCIEIPSLRRKPVAVADFPRCISLVAEDMVLVITNSGKLYSHNPETFWHLEYEDERFKNYAIMEANPDGRCVAVGTLGGTVVILQVAERSVRPEVEVVGSSGKVFALQWLTMDRILVLGTVGLMTTWEIQTKDKSRDHTSGAACRISTHYLPVSMHRWLCAVYVTPIMTKIAPQHLVCGDRAGSLHLYALNEPKPQHSLQGVHGKNGVTSVLCWHRGVVYSSGRDGYIRSLRVCEGRLLLLTATRVSGSSWVSRLIAVQGKLLAVCFYGVKLKLWSVGEEQTLLEVECGGAHRSWDLHLCGTRGWLVCTFLKDGTPYTFSTSLSNRMLPLIRPALHTQETMELRLPFQHRRETVLLTAGEDTTLRLHALQQQGQRQSFGVVRSHLSGVRALCLIEETHVTMSDNDTVWLVSAGGRAELKVWECSVSEFSDLASYSACDLCCCDVCVLPSGHDVCMEGDSSKLQPQSVILREVGSHMLRTGCHRNWKKQHLTLDPETRYMGATAFWVSSSQALVALASSDGFLRIFLFLRECEKLWEPCAVECGSCVLSVAQLKVVTGTILVTCSTSGHVTFWDLQAVVDWSLSLTASEDLSHQPHQPPQPQELTLVAAHQSGINAIAFHYNADDPSCIIMATGGDDNTISVWKVVVVEGAQVTVIHQCSVVGHASQVSGLGWLSENYLISASIDQRLIVWNFNKKDGVLWEDPIKFCNAIREDRAAEEHQLLMPVGCRFTGVPDVKGLIVSDVDETENVGHKSHRIDKRVFVYGMGLQVFDVSITSL from the exons GTGAAGGCCAGCACTGCCATGCTCATGATGTGTTGAGTGGGAGGCAATTGAGCAGCACACAGGTGTTCTGTGCTGCTGTGGTGCACGGCCTCAGTGGTCAGGCCAGCCCAGCACATGATGGCTCCTGGCTTCTGCTGGTGTTTGGACAGAAAAGCTTGGCTGTGTTGCTGTTCTCTCCTGACCAAGAGAAATT TTTTGTACTcttggaggaaagaaatgttgAAGACTGGATTATTGATGCTGGTTTAGAGAAGGATCTAGCACATGTTGTGGTAGCTACTGGCCACAACTCTCTGCTACGATGTGAAATACCAGACTTAGCAGTATGTTATAAAAATCTGTCAAAGAAGACAAGTGGTGATGAGTTGCATTCATGTCCAGTAACTCAAAAGTCAAGGACTGTAAGTTTGGTGAGTGACATTCACATGTCTGATAGGAAGGGTGACTTGTCGATAGTGGCTCAGGCAGCATGTGTGGAAAGGTGTGTGCTCTTTTCTGGACACCTGGTGATGATGACTGGCCACTGGGAAAGTGCTGTGTTGATGGCTGGCACTATGGCCCTGCAGGTCATGGTTTGGGGACCATGGGCTACCAGAGACAGTGAGGGCAAGGTACTGCCTCTACACTGCCTTGAAGGGCATCAG ggCTCCATTTTTTCCATCACATTTAGTTCCTCTCAAGGCCTCATTGCCACCACTTCAGATGATCGCAGCTTGCGAGTCTGGGAGGTGAAACATAAGGCAAAAATCCTTCCTCCAATCAACcctgaagaagagcaagagtACTGGAGGTCAGCTACAATCATTGAGAAGTTTGCAAGCTATGGACACCGAGCACGTGTGTGGCGTTCACTCATCTTTCCTACATGGATCATCAGCGTAGGGGAGGACTCAGTGGTATGTGTGTGGGAGCATTCAGGGACCTTGGCAGCATCCTGGAATGGCCATGATGGTGCCAGCATTTGGAGTGTGGCAGCATGTGAGGATCCTTTAGACAGACTCATAACAGGGAGCAGTGATGGTAGTGTCAAGTCTTGGTGTCTGAATGCAGCTGTTCCAATAATTGCAAAGTTGATGAGTGACTTGCCTTGGAATGATGAACATTCTACTGAAAAATGTTCAGAGGTGACCACAGAGTCAGTGGAAAATAGCATTGCTTTTAACAGTGGTAAAACAGAAGAATATAATGTACCTGAATCCCATGAGCTATTTGAAGATAATTGTATAGAAATACCATCATTGAGAAGAAAGCCAGTAGCTGTGGCAGACTTCCCAAGATGCATTTCACTAGTGGCAGAAGATATGGTTTTGGTGATAACAAACAGTGGAAAACTCTACTCACACAATCCTGAAACATTTTGGCACTTGGAATATGAAGATGAGAGATTTAAAAATTATGCCATCATGGAGGCCAACCCTGATGGCAGGTGTGTGGCTGTGGGCACCCTGGGTGGCACTGTGGTGATCTTGCAGGTGGCag AGAGGAGTGTGAGGCCTGAAGTGGAGGTTGTGGGATCATCAGGGAAGGTGTTTGCTCTTCAGTGGCTTACAATGGACCGAATCCTTGTTCTGGGCACTGTTGGTCTCATGACCACATGGGAAATACAAACCAAAGATAAAAGTAGAGACCATACATCAG GTGCAGCATGCAGGATCAGCACACACTATCTGCCAGTCAGCATGCACCGTTGGTTGTGTGCTGTGTATGTGACGCCCATCATGACCAAGATAGCACCCCAGCACCTTGTTTGTGGCGACCGGGCAGGCAGCCTTCACCTCTATGCCTTAAAT GAGCCCAAGCCCCAGCACAGCCTTCAGGGTGTGCATGGCAAGAATGGGGTAACAAGTGTGTTGTGCTGGCATCGTGGAGTGGTGTACAGCAGTGGGCGGGATGGGTACATAAGGAGCCTCAGGGTGTGTGAAGGCCGCCTGCTGCTCCTTACAGCAACACGAGTTTCAGGGAGCAGCTGGGTCTCAAGGCTGATTGCTGTGCAGGGAAAACTTTTGGCTGTCTGCTTTTATGGG gTGAAGCTGAAACTCTGGAGTGTTGGTGAGGAACAGACTCTATTGGAGGTAGAGTGTGGTGGTGCTCACCGTTCATGGGACTTGCATTTGTGTGGGACGAGAGGGTGGCTGGTATGTACCTTTCTGAAGGATGGCACCCCTTACactttctccacctctctcaGCAACAGGATGCTACCTCTTATTAGG CCTGCGCTCCACACCCAAGAAACCATGGAACTAAGGTTACCATTTCAACACAGAAGAGAGACAGTATTATTGACAGCAGGAGAGGACACCACCTTGCGCCTTCATGCCTTGCAACAGCAAGGGCAGCGGCAGAGCTTTGGTGTGGTGCGCAGCCACCTCTCTGGTGTGAGGGCCCTGTGTCTAATAGAGGAGACACATGTCACTATGAGTGATAATGATACTGTGTGGCTAGTTTCTGCAGGAGGCCGTGCTGAGTTGAAGGTGTGGGAGTGTAGTGTAAGTGAATTTTCTGACCTGGCTAGTTATTCAGCTTGTGACTTGTGttgctgtgatgtgtgtgtaCTTCCATCAGGACATGATGTCTGCATGGAGGGTGACTCCTCCAAGTTGCAGCCACAGAGTGTGATCCTTCGGGAAGTTGGGTCCCACATGCTGCGCACCGGTTGTCATAGGAACTGGAAAAAACAGCACCTAACTTTGGATCCAGAAACTCGCTATATGGGTGCCACTGCATTCTGGGTCTCCTCATCACAGGCTCTGGTGGCACTGGCTTCCTCTGATGGATTTTTGAG aatcttcctcttcttacgtGAGTGTGAAAAGCTGTGGGAACCATGTGCTGTGGAGTGTGGCAGCTGTGTGCTGAGTGTGGCTCAGCTCAAGGTTGTGACAGGGACTATCCTGGTGACATGTTCCACTAGTGGTCATGTTACTTTCTGGGACTTGCAG GCTGTAGTAGACTGGAGTCTCTCACTTACTGCATCAGAAGATCTCAGTCACCAGCCTCAccagccaccacaaccacaagaACTTACTCTTGTGGCTGCCCACCAGTCTGGGATCAATGCCATAGCCTTCCATTACAATGCAGATGACCCAAGCTGCATCATCATGGCCACAGGTGGTGATGACAACACAATCAGTGtgtggaaggtggtggtggtggaaggtgcTCAAGTGACAGTCATTCATCAGTGCAGTGTGGTTGGACATGCTTCTCAGGtgtcag GACTTGGTTGGCTTTCCGAAAACTATCTGATTAGTGCTTCCATAGATCAACGCCTAATAGTTTGGAACTTTAATAAGAAAGATGGAGTGCTTTGGGAAGATCCTATAAAATTCTGCAATGCCATAAGAGAAGACAGAGCTGCGGAGGAACACCAACTTTTGATGCCTGTGGGTTGTCGCTTCACAGGAGTACCTGATGTGAAGGGACTTATTGTCTCTGATGTGGATGAGACTGAAAATGTGGGGCACAAGAGTCATAGGATAGATAAAAGAGTTTTTGTCTATGGTATGGGACTACAAGTTTTTGATGTATCCATTACAAGCTTATGA